The Manis javanica isolate MJ-LG chromosome 2, MJ_LKY, whole genome shotgun sequence genome contains a region encoding:
- the PRDM14 gene encoding PR domain zinc finger protein 14 produces MALRPPVEAGPQDRVCYLPERIQNNPQHLAAYYPPFPPYGHYGSTLTATEEGFQPFRQLEATASAAQPMPPFTFRTAPPLLSPGLTLQRESLYDLPWYSKLPPWYPISHLPREVPHFLNSSHEYTGPTTEDLGHIGGQSDSGQCCGPEILIPPPPVDASLLPEWLKTSQLLSCSPSKRSEHDPKLLNQEGKSSHHYHFTQEDLHLVLYGVIPSLEHSVRLHHAISGLLVPTDNPGSDSLPLDKDSLQLPEGLCLRQTMFGEVPHFGVFCCNPIAKGVRFGPFQGKVVNASEVKTYGDNSLMWEIFENGRLSHFIDGKGGAGNWMSFVNCARFPKEQNLVAVQCQGQIFYKSCKEIYQNQELLVWYGDCYEKFLDIPVSLPEQGQQASGPSAESAEGYKCERCGKVFTYKYYRDKHLKYTPCVDKGDRKFPCSLCKRSFEKRDRLRIHVLHVHEKHRPHKCSTCGKCFSQSSSLNKHMRVHSGDRPYQCVYCTKKFTASSILRTHIRQHSGEKPFKCKYCGKSFASHAAHDSHVRRSHKEDEGCSCSICGKTFPDQDSVYSHMKFHEDY; encoded by the exons ATGGCTCTGCGGCCGCCAGTTGAGGCAGGACCCCAGGACAGGGTGTGCTACTTGCCTGAGAGGATCCAGAACAACCCCCAACACCTGGCCGCTTACTACCCGCCTTTCCCGCCCTATGGCCACTACGGGAGCACCCTAACAGCTACGGAGGAGGGTTTCCAACCTTTCCGGCAGCTGGAGGCCACCGCGTCTGCAGCCCAGCCTATGCCCCCCTTCACATTCCGGACCGCGCCTCCCTTGCTGAGCCCTGGCCTGACACTACAGAGGGAGTCACTCTATGATCTGCCCTGGTACAGCAAGCTGCCACCGTGGTACCCAATTTCGCACCTCCCCAGGGAGGTGCCACACTTCCTCAACAGCAGCCACGAGTATACCGGCCCCACCACTGAAGACCTGGGCCACATAGGTGGCCAAAGCGACAGTGGCCAGTGTTGTGGACCAGAAATTCTAATTCCACCACCTCCTGTGGATGCTTCCCTGTTACCTGAGTGGCTGAAGACCTCCCAGTTATTATCTTGCTCCCCCAGCAAGCGGTCTGAGCATGACCCCAAACTCCTGAACCAGGAGGGGAAGTCATCTCATCACTACCACTTCACACAGGAGGACCTGCACTTAGTTCTGTACGGGGTCATTCCCAGCCTGGAGCACTCAGTCCGCCTGCACCATGCAATTTCCGGCCTCCTGGTCCCCACAGACAACCCTG GgtctgattctcttcctctggATAAAGACTCCCTTCAACTGCCAGAAG GGCTCTGCCTGAGGCAGACGATGTTCGGGGAGGTCCCACATTTTGGTGTGTTCTGCTGTAACCCCATTGCCAAAGGAGTCAGGTTTGGGCCCTTCCAAGGTAAAGTGGTCAATGCCAGCGAAGTCAAGACTTACGGAGACAATTCTCTGATGTGGGAG atcTTTGAAAATGGTCGTTTGAGCCACTTCATAGATGGAAAAGGAGGTGCGGGAAATTGGATGTCCTTTGTCAACTGTGCCCGCTTCCCCAAGGAGCAGAACCTTGTTGCAGTGCAATGTCAAGGGCAGATATTTTATAAGAGCTGCAAGGAGATCTACCAGAACCAAGAGCTCCTTGTGTGGTATGGAGACTGCTATGAAAAGTTTTTGGACATTCCTGTGAGCCTTCCAGAACAGGGGCAGCAGGCATCCGGGCCCTCTGCAG AGTCTGCAGAAGGTTACAAATGTGAAAGATGCGGAAAAGTATTCACCTACAAGTATTACAGAGATAAGCATCTCAAATACACCCCCTGTGTGGACAAGGGTGATAGGAAATTTCCCTGCTCTCTCTGCAAACGATCCTTTGAGAAGCGGGACCGGCTCCGGATCCATGTCCTCCATGTGCACGAGAAGCACCGGCCACACAAA tGTTCAACATGTGGGAAGTGTTTCTCTCAGTCTTCCAGTTTAAACAAACACATGAGAGTCCACTCTGGAGACAGACCATACCAGTGTGTGTATTGTACAAAG AAATTTACTGCCTCCAGCATACTCCGCACACACATCAGGCAGCACTCTGGGGAGAAGCCCTTCAAATGCAAGTACTGCGGTAAATCCTTCGCATCCCACGCTGCCCATGACAGCCACGTCCGGCGCTCACACAAGGAAGATGAGGGCTGCTCCTGCAGCATCTGTGGAAAAACCTTCCCCGATCAGGACTCTGTCTATTCCCACATGAAATTTCATGAAGACTATTAG